The following are from one region of the Paenibacillus sabinae T27 genome:
- a CDS encoding aspartyl-phosphate phosphatase Spo0E family protein has translation MMLLYSDYYLWSFGGNRFPESGKASARDDVTSRSLSLEEEIRILRNRMEQLFLQEKSFTSDNVVEISSKLDLKINEYMKRRSRKN, from the coding sequence ATGATGTTGCTTTATAGCGATTACTACCTGTGGTCCTTTGGCGGGAACCGGTTCCCGGAAAGCGGGAAAGCTTCCGCGAGGGATGATGTAACCTCGCGCAGCCTCTCCCTGGAAGAGGAGATCCGCATACTCCGCAATCGAATGGAGCAATTGTTTTTGCAAGAGAAATCATTCACCTCTGATAACGTGGTGGAAATCAGCAGCAAGCTGGATTTGAAGATCAACGAATATATGAAGAGGCGTTCCCGCAAGAATTAG
- a CDS encoding cob(I)yrinic acid a,c-diamide adenosyltransferase has protein sequence MSIYTRTGDQGETSVIGGRVSKDDIRVEAYGAIDELNGFVGQARSMMDDELFADVREQLLEIQHELFDCGSDLAYAKLDEGKMKVTGDMTERLERWIDVLQAGNPPIERFILPGGTGLASVLHVCRTVCRRAERRTVTLGRSQEINGETVAYLNRLSDYFFALARTANTRLGVTDVEYIRGAKVFRD, from the coding sequence ATGTCGATTTATACACGAACGGGGGACCAGGGCGAGACCTCGGTTATCGGCGGCCGGGTCTCCAAAGATGATATCCGGGTTGAGGCCTACGGCGCGATTGACGAGCTGAACGGTTTTGTCGGGCAGGCGCGCAGCATGATGGATGACGAACTATTCGCCGATGTCCGGGAGCAGCTGCTTGAAATTCAGCACGAGCTGTTCGACTGCGGCTCCGATCTGGCGTATGCGAAGCTGGACGAAGGCAAGATGAAAGTAACCGGCGACATGACGGAGCGGCTGGAGCGGTGGATTGATGTTCTTCAGGCCGGAAATCCGCCGATTGAACGGTTTATTTTGCCGGGAGGAACCGGGCTTGCTTCGGTCCTGCATGTCTGCCGGACCGTATGCCGCCGTGCCGAACGCCGGACCGTTACGCTCGGGCGCAGCCAAGAGATTAACGGCGAGACCGTGGCTTATCTGAACAGGCTGTCGGATTATTTCTTCGCGCTTGCCCGCACGGCCAATACGCGGCTCGGGGTGACGGACGTTGAATATATCCGCGGCGCCAAGGTGTTTCGGGACTAA